The DNA segment GCTCCTGATGACTTTCTTAAATAATGCTTTAATATAGTTCCTTCTTCTATCGTACCTAAATATTGATGCCCCGTACTGCCTGCCCAAGCTTTAAGATCAGCTTTTGATCCCTTATCTGTTGCTAAAACTTCTAAAACCTGACCAGCCTCTAAAGCATTCATTGCCTTTTTTGTTTTCACGATAGGCATTGGACATGCTAATCCTTTTGCATCTAAAATTACATTTGCTTTTAAGTTATTCAAATTAAAACCTCCTGTTATTATACCTTCTGGGGTATTATTAAATTTAAAAAATTTTAAACTACATTACCTTCCCAAGAAAGCATTCCGCCGGTCATATTCATGACATTAAATCCTTGAGTATCAAGGAACTTAGTAGCACGGCCACTTCTAGCACCTGAACGACAAACCATTATATATTCTTTTGATTTATCTAGCTCATTCATACGTGATTCAATTAACCCTAATGGGATGTTAACTGCTCCTGAAATTTTTCCAGAAGCTGCTTCATCCACTTCGCGCACATCGAGGATATTTATAGACTTCCCTTGACTTACTACTAACTTAACTTGTTCTGCAGTTATTTCTTTCATGGTATAGTCCTCCTTACGTTTTTTGTTTATTTCATCGCCACATTACTTACCATACCCTTTTTAGCTTATATCAAAATCACCCTAAATCAAGTAATTGAGATATATCCTAAAACGGTTTATATGAATAAGTTAACATTTCCTTCTTGAGCGTCAGCTAAATATGCAGCTACACCAGCATATTCAATGTCGTCTAATAATTCAACTTGATTTAGGCCTAATAAGTCCATCGTCATTGTACATGCCACTAACTTAATTTCTTGTTCTTGTGCCATTTCAATTAATTGAGGTACAGTCAACGCATTATGCTTTTTCATTACATCTTTGATCATCTTCGGTCCGAAGCCTGCGAAGTTCATTTTTGAAATGCCCATTTTATCTGCGCCTCTTGGCATCATTTTTCCAAACATTTTTTCCATAAAGGTTTTTGGAACCTCTATATCCTCATCTTTACGTAATGCATTTAAACCCCAAAACGTGTGGAAAATGGTTACCTCATGATCATAAGCTGCTGCACCATTAGCAATAATATATGCCGCCATCACTTTATCATAATCTCCACTAAATAATACAATCGTTGTTCTTTTCTTTTCAGTCATGTTTTGTCTCCTAAATGCTTATTATTTTCTCGAAAATTAACCTTTTTTGATCCAAAACTTTAGAACTTCATTTTCTTCCTCGTGTTTCATTAATT comes from the Paenisporosarcina antarctica genome and includes:
- a CDS encoding DsrE/DsrF/DrsH-like family protein produces the protein MTEKKRTTIVLFSGDYDKVMAAYIIANGAAAYDHEVTIFHTFWGLNALRKDEDIEVPKTFMEKMFGKMMPRGADKMGISKMNFAGFGPKMIKDVMKKHNALTVPQLIEMAQEQEIKLVACTMTMDLLGLNQVELLDDIEYAGVAAYLADAQEGNVNLFI
- a CDS encoding rhodanese-like domain-containing protein codes for the protein MKEITAEQVKLVVSQGKSINILDVREVDEAASGKISGAVNIPLGLIESRMNELDKSKEYIMVCRSGARSGRATKFLDTQGFNVMNMTGGMLSWEGNVV